From a region of the Trichocoleus sp. genome:
- a CDS encoding cation:proton antiporter, whose protein sequence is MQEDFRLIVDLVVVFAAAAGGGLLAALLKQPVLLGYLAGGAIVGPAGLGLVKELIQVETLAQFGAAFLLFALGVEFSFSEIRKVQWISLGGGGLQILTTILVTAIVSVGVGWVTSPTQGIFLGAILSLSSTAVVLKSLMERGETETAHGRVMLGILVVQDLALGLMLAVLPALDRPPEEIRIAIGIALLKTALIALGSVIAGIWIIPQLLRLLARTESRELFLLGVVALCLGIALLTEYLGLSIEMGAFIAGLMISEVEYADQTLTYVEPIRDIFASLFFAAVGMLIDPLFIWNNLELILGLVALAFVGKFLIVTPLVRAFGYPLKTSLIVGLGLAQIGEFSFVLASKGQALGIVSRRVYLLILGTTAVTLVITPFVLRLVPQLVLWADSVPWLKAILDGSDEPIEVPENLPTSGHTVVCGYGQIGRNIVQLLQSHQQPVVVIDQSEQAIQQLREAGIPYVYGNAASLHVLESAGVKEAKGLSITLPDPMSIRLTIKRALELAPDLDVVVRATQDKEIELLYQLGAREVVQPEFEASLELSSHLLTGLGIPLPIIQREVQQIRNSHYLDLRTERLPSQIARDLNAATQDMNRKWYTLPEDSPLAGMTLEETNLRRLTGVSLMAIRRSHGEEIDYPDAKTRLEQGDRLLVVGEADEIAAFHELAKGEAAVPGENASCQWLLVPQNSPVVGKTLRDLHIRRQFGILIQAIRRDDKFISFPHGQSDLQAGDRLLLCGNFHALTQASRWIVPMPEPQILQIPIVQAAMNEAVREFVPVEVASDGEEARWGEE, encoded by the coding sequence GTGCAAGAAGACTTCAGACTAATTGTTGATTTAGTGGTCGTATTCGCTGCAGCGGCAGGAGGCGGGTTGCTGGCAGCCCTGCTAAAACAGCCTGTGCTGTTGGGCTATTTGGCAGGAGGGGCGATCGTCGGGCCTGCTGGTCTGGGGTTGGTCAAAGAATTGATCCAGGTGGAAACTCTGGCACAGTTTGGAGCCGCCTTCCTCTTGTTTGCCCTTGGCGTTGAGTTTTCGTTCTCAGAAATCAGAAAAGTTCAGTGGATCAGCCTCGGTGGGGGGGGGCTGCAAATCCTGACGACGATTTTGGTGACAGCGATCGTTTCGGTGGGCGTCGGTTGGGTCACTTCTCCGACTCAGGGTATTTTCCTGGGCGCAATTTTGTCGCTCTCTTCAACCGCAGTTGTTCTGAAGTCTCTGATGGAGCGAGGCGAGACGGAAACTGCTCATGGGCGGGTGATGCTGGGCATTCTCGTTGTGCAAGATTTGGCACTGGGTCTAATGCTGGCGGTGTTGCCTGCGCTCGATCGTCCCCCAGAAGAGATCCGGATTGCGATCGGCATTGCTTTACTCAAAACTGCCCTCATTGCCCTGGGTTCTGTCATTGCTGGAATTTGGATTATTCCACAGCTTTTGCGATTGCTGGCTCGTACAGAAAGTCGGGAACTCTTCTTGCTGGGTGTGGTAGCGCTCTGTCTGGGAATTGCCCTGCTGACAGAGTATTTGGGATTGTCGATTGAAATGGGAGCGTTTATTGCCGGATTGATGATCTCTGAGGTCGAATATGCTGACCAAACCCTGACTTATGTAGAGCCAATTCGAGATATTTTTGCCAGTCTATTTTTTGCGGCAGTCGGGATGCTAATTGACCCACTGTTCATCTGGAACAACCTGGAACTCATCCTGGGACTGGTGGCACTGGCATTTGTTGGCAAATTCTTGATTGTGACGCCGCTGGTTCGGGCATTCGGTTACCCGCTCAAGACTTCCTTGATTGTGGGGCTGGGGCTGGCGCAGATTGGTGAATTCTCGTTTGTCTTAGCAAGTAAGGGGCAGGCGTTGGGAATCGTTTCGCGGCGTGTATATCTGCTGATTCTAGGCACGACTGCCGTGACGCTGGTGATTACGCCTTTTGTGCTGCGGCTGGTTCCTCAGCTTGTCTTGTGGGCAGATTCTGTACCCTGGCTGAAGGCAATTCTTGATGGCAGCGACGAGCCGATCGAAGTGCCTGAAAATTTGCCTACTTCTGGTCATACGGTGGTTTGTGGCTATGGACAAATTGGGCGGAATATTGTGCAGTTGCTCCAGTCCCATCAGCAACCCGTTGTTGTAATTGACCAGTCTGAGCAGGCAATTCAGCAGCTTCGGGAGGCGGGCATTCCCTATGTTTATGGCAATGCAGCAAGTCTGCATGTTCTGGAGTCGGCAGGAGTCAAAGAAGCAAAAGGACTATCGATCACTCTGCCTGACCCCATGAGCATCCGGCTAACGATTAAACGCGCCTTGGAACTCGCTCCTGATCTGGACGTTGTCGTTCGGGCGACCCAGGACAAAGAGATTGAACTGCTCTATCAGCTTGGTGCAAGAGAGGTCGTGCAGCCAGAATTTGAAGCAAGTCTGGAGCTTTCTTCTCATCTATTAACCGGGCTAGGAATTCCATTGCCAATTATTCAACGGGAAGTGCAGCAAATTCGCAATTCTCATTATCTTGATCTGCGAACTGAACGTTTGCCCAGCCAGATTGCCCGCGATCTCAATGCTGCTACCCAGGACATGAACCGCAAATGGTACACGCTCCCTGAAGATTCCCCCTTAGCAGGCATGACGCTGGAAGAAACAAATCTGCGCCGCTTGACAGGAGTTAGCTTGATGGCAATCCGGCGATCGCATGGCGAAGAGATTGACTACCCTGATGCTAAGACCCGTCTGGAACAGGGCGATCGGCTCCTGGTGGTTGGAGAAGCAGACGAAATCGCGGCATTCCATGAATTAGCCAAAGGAGAAGCCGCCGTTCCTGGAGAAAATGCTTCCTGTCAGTGGCTTTTGGTGCCTCAAAACAGCCCTGTTGTTGGTAAAACCCTGCGTGATCTGCACATTCGGCGGCAGTTTGGCATCCTGATCCAGGCGATTCGACGCGATGACAAATTCATCAGCTTTCCTCACGGACAAAGCGATCTTCAGGCAGGCGATCGGCTGCTGCTCTGCGGCAACTTCCATGCCCTAACTCAAGCCAGCCGCTGGATTGTTCCGATGCCTGAACCCCAAATTCTACAAATCCCGATCGTCCAAGCAGCAATGAATGAAGCGGTGCGGGAATTTGTTCCGGTGGAAGTGGCAAGCGATGGAGAAGAAGCTCGATGGGGTGAGGAGTAA
- a CDS encoding M23 family metallopeptidase, translating into MFRSISNWFTPVSQIRRSLWKYRLLIGILVSSVALISLLTSPAQAVQVQVNPTNPQLGETISVIVQGAADAAAPTVTFKQKNYQTFPLGNNRYRALLPTTPLDRPGRLTIQVKAGSDVQNLAVQLRDRSFPTQSIWVSGGGSDGSNYEFDRIDAFRALVTPQKLWNGAFQRPSQGEVTTVYGVRRYYNGEFAQDYYHRGVDYAAPTGDPITAPAAGKVMLVGREADGFKLHGNTIGIDHGQGITSIFIHLSRIEVKEGDMVQAGQRIGALGATGSATGPNLHWGLNVNGESIDPVPWRYQGFE; encoded by the coding sequence ATGTTTCGTTCCATTTCCAACTGGTTTACGCCAGTCAGCCAAATCCGCCGATCGCTCTGGAAATATCGGCTGCTGATTGGGATTTTAGTCAGTAGTGTGGCGCTGATTTCCTTGCTAACAAGTCCAGCTCAGGCGGTTCAGGTTCAGGTCAATCCAACCAATCCACAGCTTGGCGAAACGATTTCGGTGATTGTTCAGGGTGCAGCAGACGCAGCGGCTCCGACGGTTACCTTCAAGCAAAAGAATTATCAGACTTTTCCGCTGGGAAACAACCGCTATCGGGCACTACTGCCCACAACCCCGCTCGATCGCCCCGGTCGGTTGACGATTCAGGTCAAAGCGGGTAGCGATGTGCAAAATTTAGCGGTGCAGTTGCGCGATCGATCGTTCCCAACTCAAAGTATTTGGGTCAGCGGGGGCGGGTCGGATGGGTCAAATTATGAGTTCGATCGGATTGACGCCTTCAGAGCCTTAGTTACTCCGCAAAAGCTTTGGAATGGCGCATTTCAGCGTCCGAGTCAGGGTGAGGTTACAACGGTATATGGCGTGCGACGCTACTACAACGGCGAGTTTGCCCAAGACTATTACCACCGGGGCGTAGACTATGCGGCTCCAACGGGTGATCCAATTACAGCTCCGGCTGCTGGGAAAGTCATGCTGGTTGGACGCGAAGCAGATGGATTTAAGCTACATGGCAATACGATCGGCATTGATCACGGTCAGGGCATCACGAGCATTTTCATCCACCTCAGCCGCATTGAAGTCAAAGAAGGGGATATGGTGCAGGCAGGTCAACGGATTGGCGCACTCGGCGCAACAGGTTCTGCCACCGGACCCAATTTACACTGGGGCTTGAACGTCAACGGTGAGTCGATCGACCCAGTTCCCTGGCGATATCAGGGTTTTGAGTAG
- a CDS encoding late competence development ComFB family protein — protein MSIEKIVEQALQDGYLTPAMEAEVGRICDTASELSIEEYMALDRLMGSLLTGEVVAVPRKQFINVMEELVLTEAIARVAEIEASSDCTLDLGDIAAYALNRLPPLYATTEEGADYQRSRAKDELQELIAQQVSEAIARNLDQPEFFPERQVIGKNSGDEVLSQVSTLLKSYAHKFEERP, from the coding sequence ATGAGTATTGAGAAAATTGTCGAACAGGCTCTACAAGACGGTTATTTGACTCCTGCCATGGAAGCAGAGGTCGGTCGCATTTGTGATACTGCCTCTGAACTGTCGATCGAAGAATATATGGCTCTCGATCGGTTGATGGGGTCTCTGCTGACGGGTGAAGTGGTTGCAGTGCCGCGTAAGCAATTCATTAACGTAATGGAAGAACTCGTTCTTACCGAAGCCATTGCCCGAGTTGCAGAAATTGAGGCGAGCAGCGATTGTACGCTCGATCTCGGAGATATTGCTGCCTATGCACTGAACCGCCTTCCACCCCTTTATGCCACGACCGAGGAAGGAGCAGATTATCAGCGTTCTCGCGCCAAAGACGAGCTGCAAGAGCTGATTGCTCAACAGGTGAGCGAAGCAATTGCCCGAAACCTGGATCAGCCAGAATTCTTCCCTGAACGGCAGGTCATTGGCAAGAACTCAGGGGATGAAGTGCTTAGCCAGGTCAGTACTTTGCTGAAGAGCTACGCGCACAAGTTTGAAGAAAGACCTTAA
- a CDS encoding L,D-transpeptidase: MKGWYESLAHSFMVLSFMTTALLVGVQLRSSAPNSATSMMLPPIATLPPQEDLSFQTVSPTRTGLAALLQSRLNPDPIAAQTKLLIRLSERQVYLYHNEQIAAQYPIAVGREGWETPTGKYQVISMQKDPTWRHPFTGEIVPAGTDNPLGSRWIGFWTDGVHQIGFHGTNQEDLIGQAVSHGCVRMRDQDVQALFSRVAVGTSVEVQP, encoded by the coding sequence ATGAAGGGGTGGTACGAATCCCTTGCCCATAGTTTTATGGTTCTGAGCTTTATGACCACTGCGCTGCTCGTCGGCGTTCAGTTGCGGAGTTCTGCGCCTAATTCAGCGACTTCCATGATGCTGCCCCCGATCGCCACTCTGCCTCCTCAAGAAGACCTGTCTTTTCAAACTGTGAGCCCGACTCGTACTGGACTAGCTGCTCTGCTGCAATCGCGGCTCAACCCAGATCCGATCGCAGCTCAAACAAAACTGCTTATCCGCTTGAGCGAACGGCAGGTTTACCTTTACCACAATGAGCAGATAGCGGCACAATACCCGATCGCAGTTGGTCGGGAAGGCTGGGAGACTCCGACGGGCAAGTATCAGGTGATTTCCATGCAAAAAGACCCCACATGGCGACATCCCTTTACTGGAGAGATTGTGCCAGCAGGGACAGATAACCCCCTCGGCTCACGTTGGATTGGCTTCTGGACGGATGGCGTCCATCAAATCGGTTTTCATGGCACAAATCAGGAAGATCTGATCGGTCAAGCTGTTTCGCATGGGTGTGTGCGGATGCGTGACCAGGATGTGCAAGCCCTCTTTTCTCGAGTTGCAGTAGGAACGTCTGTCGAAGTCCAACCTTAA
- a CDS encoding DUF1565 domain-containing protein produces MRLIFHPCRHATSIMNCFVPSLSLGFAAALSITGTQTIAHALSTPVQIAQVSAGQLQSPKMQTLLFVDAKNGNDTTGNGYQGTPFRSLTRALQSAPASGNTTILLTAGTYNTASGETFPIQLKAGVTIQGDPNTNGQGILVQGGGVTANGISAAFVGATDSVLTGVTVTNPQGNGLWAGSSNATIHNNTFTGNAQSGIAIDGNSLASIQFNQFTQNKDSGISIRGSAQPEIRENRFEQTGQGILIGQNASPLVIRNRFSQNLVGMMVQDNARPVLRSNQIEGSTEDGLTAQAQAQPDLGTAEEPGKNQFRDNRRYDVNATGTMTIPAAGNDLKRDRVAGQVDLNGTVAINNSALPQESTPRSSRSASLPPTSVSSSPRPASSPPTSSRRVPVSRPSSPPLITQFPPNSRPIAAPARPIPSAISIPVPPPEHQDSPLPSPVHSAVPDSGAIEIPVPPVQTLGFQPVAPVTPVAPVAPVAPVAPVNVAMVPVQASVSLPRQSMAAVPSAVLQINQGIQIPEPPPVPVAAPFAISNASANPTQSLQAQVLPVPDGDVPIGDTGDMPRVEPAAGGELNAGSAVYSDTGNRASLKYRVVVEARSERSQAIVRSIMPNAFPISDRGRSLMQVGAFSSRDNAEDAVRMLNRNGIRALIQPLE; encoded by the coding sequence ATGCGTCTAATCTTTCACCCCTGCCGTCATGCTACCTCAATCATGAATTGTTTTGTACCGTCTCTCAGCCTGGGATTCGCTGCTGCTCTGAGTATCACCGGAACTCAAACGATCGCTCACGCTTTGTCAACTCCTGTTCAAATTGCCCAAGTTTCAGCAGGACAACTTCAGTCCCCAAAAATGCAGACTCTGCTGTTTGTGGATGCTAAAAACGGCAACGATACGACCGGAAACGGTTATCAAGGCACCCCTTTTCGCAGCCTTACCCGTGCCCTTCAATCAGCCCCTGCCAGCGGCAATACGACGATTCTGCTGACAGCAGGAACCTACAATACAGCCAGCGGTGAAACCTTCCCGATCCAGCTCAAAGCAGGCGTGACGATTCAGGGCGATCCGAATACGAATGGGCAAGGAATCTTAGTTCAGGGGGGTGGTGTGACTGCAAATGGCATCTCTGCGGCTTTTGTTGGCGCAACGGATTCAGTGCTAACAGGGGTGACAGTCACAAATCCTCAAGGGAACGGGCTTTGGGCAGGTTCCAGTAATGCCACGATTCACAACAACACCTTCACCGGAAACGCCCAATCTGGCATCGCGATCGACGGTAACAGCCTGGCTTCCATTCAGTTCAATCAATTTACCCAAAACAAAGACAGCGGCATCTCAATTCGTGGCAGTGCTCAGCCTGAAATTCGAGAGAATCGGTTTGAGCAGACGGGTCAGGGCATCTTAATTGGGCAAAATGCTTCTCCTCTAGTCATTCGCAATCGCTTCAGCCAAAATCTTGTTGGGATGATGGTGCAGGACAACGCTCGTCCTGTTCTCCGGAGCAACCAGATAGAAGGCAGTACAGAAGACGGTTTAACTGCACAGGCACAGGCTCAGCCTGATTTGGGTACAGCCGAAGAACCGGGAAAAAACCAATTTCGAGACAACCGTCGCTATGACGTCAATGCTACGGGTACAATGACCATTCCAGCCGCTGGAAACGATCTGAAGCGCGATCGGGTTGCTGGACAAGTAGACTTGAACGGAACCGTTGCTATCAACAACTCAGCGCTACCTCAGGAATCCACCCCTCGTTCTAGCCGATCTGCTTCTCTCCCTCCTACCTCTGTCTCTTCATCTCCTCGCCCTGCGTCTTCTCCCCCTACGTCTTCTCGCCGCGTTCCTGTATCCCGCCCCTCTAGCCCACCCCTCATCACCCAATTTCCCCCTAACAGTCGCCCCATCGCAGCGCCAGCAAGACCCATCCCCAGCGCCATCTCCATTCCCGTTCCGCCGCCTGAGCATCAGGACAGCCCGCTGCCAAGCCCGGTACACAGCGCAGTGCCAGATTCTGGGGCGATCGAGATTCCCGTTCCTCCGGTTCAAACCTTGGGCTTTCAGCCTGTTGCTCCAGTGACTCCAGTAGCTCCAGTGGCTCCAGTGGCTCCGGTGGCTCCGGTGAATGTCGCGATGGTTCCAGTTCAGGCTTCAGTCAGTCTTCCCAGGCAATCTATGGCTGCTGTGCCGTCAGCGGTACTGCAGATTAATCAGGGAATTCAGATTCCAGAGCCACCGCCTGTTCCTGTTGCAGCTCCATTTGCCATTAGCAATGCCTCAGCGAATCCAACACAAAGCCTTCAGGCACAGGTGCTTCCGGTTCCAGATGGAGATGTGCCGATCGGCGATACCGGAGATATGCCCAGAGTTGAGCCTGCGGCAGGGGGAGAGTTGAATGCAGGAAGTGCAGTCTACAGTGACACAGGAAACCGGGCATCCCTGAAATATCGCGTCGTTGTTGAGGCAAGGAGTGAGCGATCTCAGGCAATCGTGCGATCGATCATGCCCAATGCCTTTCCCATTTCTGATCGAGGACGATCGCTGATGCAGGTTGGAGCCTTTAGCAGCCGAGATAATGCTGAAGACGCAGTGAGAATGCTCAATCGGAATGGGATAAGAGCCTTGATTCAGCCTTTAGAATAG
- a CDS encoding thiamine phosphate synthase, producing the protein MSEIYSAGLAQSAIYRILDANLDRAREGLRTIEEWCRFGLNHSQFTEECKQLRQQIAQWHSEAIRIARDTSNDLGTALTHSQEEQRSNIAHLLRANFCRTQEALRVLEEYGKIESSEMGAAFKQMRYRVYELETNLTGYQRHQKLSQAHLYLVTSPTENLFETVEAALQGGLSLVQYRDKNADDLTRMRHAERLKQLCHKYDALFIINDRVDLALAVEADGVHLGQEDVPIAFARQLLGSQKIIGRSTHKPDDLKRAIEEGADYVGVGPVYETPTKAGRAAVGLDYVRYAAQNASLPWFAIGGIDTDNLEEVLAAGAERVAVVRAIMSTEQPMLVSQYFISQLNRSQTLRYRESHVLHR; encoded by the coding sequence ATGAGTGAAATCTACTCAGCAGGACTGGCTCAGTCCGCAATCTACCGTATTCTTGACGCCAATCTCGATCGTGCCCGTGAGGGACTGCGAACCATCGAAGAGTGGTGTCGGTTTGGGCTAAATCACAGCCAGTTTACCGAGGAATGCAAGCAGCTTCGCCAGCAAATTGCCCAATGGCACAGCGAGGCAATCCGGATTGCCAGAGATACGTCTAATGATCTGGGTACCGCTTTAACGCATTCTCAGGAAGAGCAGCGATCGAACATTGCTCATTTGCTCCGAGCCAACTTTTGCCGCACTCAGGAAGCCCTACGAGTTTTAGAGGAATATGGCAAGATCGAGTCGTCTGAAATGGGCGCTGCTTTTAAGCAAATGCGCTACCGCGTTTATGAACTGGAAACAAACTTAACGGGCTATCAGCGGCATCAGAAGCTAAGCCAAGCACACCTTTATCTAGTCACTTCTCCGACAGAAAATCTGTTTGAGACGGTCGAAGCAGCGCTGCAAGGAGGCTTGTCTCTGGTACAGTACCGCGATAAAAATGCGGATGACCTGACCCGGATGCGCCATGCTGAACGACTGAAGCAGCTTTGTCACAAGTATGATGCTCTGTTCATCATTAACGATCGCGTTGATCTGGCGCTGGCAGTTGAGGCAGACGGCGTGCATTTAGGACAGGAGGATGTGCCAATCGCCTTTGCTAGGCAGCTTTTAGGCTCCCAAAAAATTATTGGTCGTTCAACACACAAACCTGATGATTTGAAACGGGCGATCGAAGAAGGAGCCGATTATGTGGGCGTGGGTCCCGTTTATGAAACACCGACGAAAGCAGGCAGAGCCGCTGTTGGATTGGACTATGTGCGATATGCAGCTCAAAATGCCTCACTACCCTGGTTTGCGATCGGTGGGATTGATACAGACAACCTGGAAGAAGTCTTGGCGGCAGGTGCAGAACGGGTTGCTGTCGTTCGGGCAATTATGAGCACAGAACAACCGATGCTCGTAAGCCAATATTTCATCTCCCAGCTCAATCGCAGCCAGACGCTTCGCTACCGTGAATCTCATGTCCTCCACAGGTGA
- the thiS gene encoding sulfur carrier protein ThiS: MQSTHMITLQVNGEPRQCPSQTRLPDLLTLLGMNPRLVAVEYNGEILHRQFWTDTQMQEGDRLEIVTIVGGG, translated from the coding sequence ATGCAATCCACGCACATGATTACCCTTCAGGTCAACGGCGAACCTCGTCAGTGCCCATCCCAAACTCGCTTACCCGATCTCCTGACCCTTTTGGGTATGAACCCGCGCTTAGTAGCAGTCGAATACAACGGCGAAATTCTGCATCGGCAATTTTGGACAGACACTCAGATGCAGGAAGGCGATCGATTAGAGATTGTGACGATCGTGGGCGGCGGGTAA
- a CDS encoding DUF1517 domain-containing protein — protein MHKKLFALIKPLLKPFLIASLVIALVFSHADGALAARSGGRVGGGSFRAPSRTYSSPPRTYVSPGGGYGGGYGGGYYPGGGFGFPFVMPIFGFGGGGLFTILIFIAIATFLTRAFRSSQSEDGYGYSDSPAVSVAEVQVGLLSEARGLQADLDRIGKTADTSSAEGLAQVLQESTLALLRHPEYWVYAGSKAAQTSLQAAEDQFNRLALAERSKFSEETLSNVNNLLKQAPDRQALPEAGGQLVQSQDPGEYIVVTLLVATQGKLQLPSINDTQGLRQALSQIGSIPSERLMAVELLWAPQASGDTLTGEQMIEGYPDLKLI, from the coding sequence ATGCACAAAAAACTATTTGCGTTAATCAAACCGCTTTTAAAACCTTTTCTGATTGCCAGCCTGGTTATCGCGCTCGTCTTTAGCCATGCCGATGGCGCACTAGCAGCAAGAAGTGGCGGACGTGTGGGTGGAGGGAGCTTCCGCGCCCCAAGCCGTACCTACAGCAGCCCTCCTCGCACCTATGTTTCCCCTGGCGGCGGCTATGGCGGGGGCTATGGTGGAGGATACTATCCGGGCGGTGGGTTTGGCTTCCCCTTTGTCATGCCGATCTTTGGCTTTGGTGGTGGTGGACTGTTCACAATCCTGATCTTCATTGCCATTGCCACTTTCCTGACGAGGGCTTTCCGTAGTTCTCAATCTGAAGACGGCTATGGCTACAGCGACTCGCCAGCCGTCTCAGTTGCAGAAGTGCAGGTCGGGCTGTTGTCTGAGGCAAGAGGTTTGCAGGCAGATCTCGATCGCATTGGCAAAACCGCAGACACCAGTTCTGCTGAAGGTTTAGCTCAAGTACTGCAAGAATCGACGCTGGCACTGCTGCGCCACCCAGAATATTGGGTCTATGCAGGCAGCAAAGCAGCTCAAACCAGTTTGCAAGCGGCTGAAGATCAGTTCAATCGGCTGGCATTAGCAGAACGGAGCAAATTCTCGGAAGAAACGCTGTCAAACGTCAACAATCTGCTGAAGCAAGCTCCTGATCGTCAGGCTTTACCTGAAGCAGGAGGTCAGTTAGTTCAATCGCAAGACCCTGGTGAATACATTGTGGTAACGCTGCTTGTTGCAACACAGGGAAAACTGCAACTGCCATCAATTAACGATACACAGGGCTTACGGCAGGCACTTAGCCAGATTGGTTCTATTCCCAGTGAACGGCTCATGGCAGTTGAACTGCTCTGGGCGCCTCAAGCATCAGGAGATACCCTAACGGGTGAACAAATGATCGAAGGCTACCCCGATCTCAAATTAATTTAG
- a CDS encoding TIGR04283 family arsenosugar biosynthesis glycosyltransferase: MSHPNRLIIFTRYPQPGRTKTRLIPALGAEGAAILQRQMTEHTLRQVSQLSKTNLVMPEIWYAASQPPFETGKTIDDRTLMEQWLGNQWHYQPQHQGDLGERLIHAFEAAFATGAERVVAIGTDCPSLDSTRLQQAFESLQEKDLVLGRATDGGYYLIGLRRSIPALFQGIAWGTDTVLQQTRTIGESLNLDIITLEPLTDIDRLEDLSIWQQVKSRSTGKISIIIPVVNEAPKIQTALQSLQQVAEQAIEIIVVDGSSEDHTVDLARETGARETGVTVITTPRGRAKQMNIGAQIATGEILLFLHSDTNLPAGFADQIRKVLAQPDVIAGAFELQIQGKEFGLRIVEWGVKWRSSLLQLPYGDQAVFLRARTFHQIEGFSEMPIMEDFEMIRRLQKLGQIAIVPCSVVTSGRRWQKLGVIRTTLINQAVIIGYLLGIPSDRLVQWYQGNRKDEA, encoded by the coding sequence TTGTCTCATCCGAACCGTCTGATTATTTTCACCCGCTATCCACAGCCCGGAAGAACGAAAACTCGCTTAATTCCGGCATTAGGGGCAGAAGGAGCAGCCATCCTACAGCGGCAGATGACTGAGCACACGCTACGGCAGGTGAGCCAACTCAGCAAAACGAATTTAGTGATGCCCGAAATCTGGTATGCCGCTAGTCAGCCTCCGTTTGAAACAGGGAAAACGATCGACGATCGCACCTTAATGGAGCAATGGTTGGGCAACCAATGGCATTATCAGCCACAGCATCAAGGAGATTTAGGAGAACGGTTAATTCATGCCTTTGAGGCTGCTTTTGCAACTGGAGCAGAACGAGTTGTCGCGATCGGGACAGACTGCCCTAGTTTAGACAGTACCCGGCTGCAACAAGCCTTTGAATCGCTGCAAGAGAAAGATCTCGTTCTAGGCAGAGCGACAGACGGTGGATATTACCTGATTGGGCTACGGCGATCGATTCCTGCTTTGTTTCAAGGGATTGCTTGGGGCACAGATACCGTTTTGCAGCAGACCAGGACGATCGGCGAATCGCTCAATCTAGATATCATTACCCTAGAACCATTGACTGATATCGATCGACTCGAAGATCTGAGCATCTGGCAGCAGGTAAAGTCTCGGAGCACAGGCAAAATTTCTATTATTATTCCTGTTGTGAATGAAGCCCCCAAGATTCAAACCGCTTTACAGTCATTGCAACAGGTTGCTGAACAGGCGATCGAAATAATTGTTGTGGATGGCTCAAGTGAAGATCACACCGTAGATCTGGCAAGAGAGACAGGGGCAAGAGAGACAGGGGTAACGGTGATCACGACGCCACGCGGACGGGCAAAGCAGATGAACATCGGAGCGCAGATTGCTACAGGTGAAATTTTGCTGTTTCTGCACAGCGACACAAACCTACCTGCTGGCTTTGCCGATCAAATTAGAAAAGTTCTGGCGCAGCCCGATGTCATTGCAGGGGCATTTGAGTTGCAGATTCAGGGCAAAGAGTTTGGGTTACGGATAGTGGAATGGGGTGTGAAGTGGCGATCGTCCCTGCTGCAACTTCCCTACGGCGATCAGGCAGTTTTCCTCAGAGCTCGCACTTTTCATCAGATTGAGGGCTTTAGCGAAATGCCGATTATGGAAGACTTTGAGATGATTCGTCGGCTGCAAAAGCTGGGGCAAATAGCGATCGTTCCCTGTTCTGTCGTCACCTCTGGACGCAGATGGCAAAAATTAGGCGTAATCAGAACAACGTTGATTAATCAAGCGGTGATTATTGGGTACCTTTTAGGAATACCGTCCGATCGATTGGTGCAGTGGTATCAGGGCAACAGAAAAGATGAGGCATAA